In the Flagellimonas sp. HMM57 genome, one interval contains:
- a CDS encoding arsenate reductase ArsC, whose amino-acid sequence MKNILVLCTGNSCRSQMAHGYLNYFQDALANVYSAGIETHGLNPGAVAIMKEDGIDISSHTSNHVDEYNGIAWDFIITVCDHAKENCPFIPAENAERIHHNFFDPSKVIGTEGKKHEAFLKARNEIKEFCQDFIKEELLN is encoded by the coding sequence ATGAAAAACATATTGGTCCTTTGTACAGGAAACTCATGTAGAAGCCAAATGGCACATGGGTATTTGAATTATTTTCAAGACGCCTTGGCAAACGTTTACAGTGCGGGCATAGAAACACACGGATTAAATCCTGGTGCGGTCGCCATAATGAAGGAGGATGGAATAGATATTTCGTCGCATACCTCTAACCATGTGGATGAATACAATGGAATAGCATGGGACTTCATTATCACGGTTTGTGACCATGCAAAGGAAAACTGCCCTTTTATCCCCGCAGAAAATGCTGAAAGAATACATCATAACTTTTTTGATCCTTCAAAAGTGATAGGAACAGAAGGCAAAAAACATGAAGCATTTCTAAAGGCCAGAAACGAAATCAAAGAGTTTTGTCAGGACTTTATAAAAGAAGAATTGTTGAACTAG